The DNA segment attattattgtagtcattattattatattctgcATGGTCTTACTATTTTATTACTATGTTGTGTCACACAAACTTTTGATGCAGAATTCTATTTTTCCAGCAAACCTACACCAGAGGTCCTGACAGAGTACACTAGAAAAGTTGACTTTCTGAAGGGACTTCTTGAGGCAGAGAAACTGGtcagtgtatttattttactttttaactgaTTAAAGAGTGTTGTCCTTTCTTATATTACTGTTACTGTGTTTTGCACTCCTGAACAAAATcttaagatgggggggggggtttacaatAAATTTACATActctctagagcaggggtctcaaactccggtcctcgagggccactatcctgtatgttttagatgtatccctcttccaacacacctgattcaaatgataagcctaccatcaagctctgcagaagcctgataacgaccgtcaggtgtgctggaagagggaaacaactaaaacatgcaggataccggccctcgaggatctgagtttgagacccctgctctagagcctGACGATTacagcgtatcaccaattaatcaacatcggccaatctgtagccgatgtagccgatatattaactttttttgctgcgcagagattctgtcgctcgctgctcctgtgtgtgtgtgtgtgtgtgtgcgcgtgcgcgcGTGTGCGCGCTGCCCGGAGAGTAAGAgaaactttaaagcgagttacgttcactttcactcctgctcaaacaatgacgctatcaccccacacacacacaatcacataatcaggGAGCTACACCCCTCCCCCCGCTCgcgtgctctgacaaggatggactgttTACCCCCCgctcgtcttatgaagtattcacccccccccacacacacacacccaagtCCGTACACTttctgtctacctcacagtttcattctgccagcaggcctgggtgttaatagtgtaggggagattggggacagttgtaacttgggtcagttgtaactcctGCAATTGCTCCAATTGGGAACAACTTaagactcacctaattcactctgcacatgctcagtttagtccttagtccacataagaagttgtagtgccgtgaggcagacacatcaaaatttgtgagtgaaaacataattgtgtggtaagtaatattttttgctctaattatttttgtgattgcatagtttgcatttgaaagttgcgtaaattatatttgtgagataaacaaagatttatgcaactgtttatccacctatccacaattatctaatataagattattatatcctgtgtagatcagtgttcttatttcatatatcggccaatatcggatatcggccgatatattggatatcagctttttttagcccccaatattgatatcggcattggccccaaaaataccatatcggtcgggctctaatactctctatttttgtcttttcttcctGTCTTCTTTTTTGCACTTTAAAGCCCTACTTGCAaccttgtgtgattttttttttttttttttctcccagtttTAAGATTTTCTTCAGAATTGTATGTAAACTGTGTTCCAAATTATTATGCAAATGATATTTTTCCTCACTTCTTCCTAATTAGTCTATGCAAATGACAGTCAGTATAATTTTAAAGTAATTCATCATTAGagtataattcaagtttttattgaacaaACCTcccaatattaacagtattttttgaaaaataaaaaaactcaaaatgcacTGTTCCAAAATATTATGCACAACAGTTTCAATGCATTTATGGGCTGTAAGTAACTGTAAATGATCATTTGTTAAATTTGCACCATAAGGAGGTCATATTTCCAAAAAATTAAAAGCTACCTCAAACAAAAATATCTTAACAGGCCAAGTTACATGTTAACATAATCCCCCTTCTTTGAGATTACCTTCAGAATTCTTAGATTCATTGAATCCAGAAGTCTTTGGAGAGTTCCTGCTGGAATTTTTTTTGCTGGATGTCAGAATAGCCTCCCAGAGCTGCTGTTTTGATGTGAACTCCCACCTtcgtagattttttttgcttgaggaTGCTCCAGAGGTTCTCAGTAGTGTTGAGGTCAGGAGAAGATGGGGACCACACTATGAGTTTCTCTCCTTTTATGCCCATAGCAGCCACTGACGcagtatgagatggtgcattgtGATGCATAAAGACAATTTTACTACGGAAGGCACATTTCTTTTTTGTACCAAGGAAGAAAGTGTTCAGTCAGAAACTCTATACACTTTGCAGAGGTAATTTTCACACCTTCAGGGACCCTCTTCTCTGTGATTCCAGCCCAAATCATGAGTCTGCCACTTCCTTGCTGATGTCGTAGTGTCATTGGGACATGATGGCAATCCACCAACCTTCCACTACTCatccatctagaccaggggtcaccaaccctggtcctcgagagctactatcctgcatgttttgatgtatccctctttcaacacacctgattcaaatgataagcctatcatcaagctctgcagaagcctgatactgactcgtcaggtgtgctggaagagggaaacctttaaaacctgcaggatagtagctctcaaggaccagggttggtgaacCCTGATCTAGACCATCCAGGGTTGAACGACACTTATCAATGAATAAGTCAGTTTGAAAATtagtcttcatttatttatttctgggtCCACTGCAACATTTTCTGCTCATGATCATTGGTTAAGGGTGGCCAAATAGAAGGTTTAAACACACCTACAAGCTTCTGGAGGGTCCTACacgttgaagtttttttttttgtggggggggggggggcacgggtaGGGTATTAGTAAACCTAATGACCACTCACCAGTGCCTCTGATTCATGTCTTCATGTCACTCCGGAAGTAGTCCATTCATTTGTCACTATGAAAGCAGAGCTCTACCAAAAAGCCTGCTGTCAATACGGAGGGTTGTCTGATGTGTTCTAAGAATTTTGGATGTGTGGTAGGGATGCAACACTACTCAGGGAAAATACCAAACCGTTTGGTCCATACTGCAAAGGACAGTCCGCCCTTATGCACCATGGGTTTTTGGTTTTCCTATTAATTTTGCGTTCGCACTTTATATATTGCTTAAAGGCGAAGACACTCCAACCCGATTTTCAGCGGTCGGATGTTGttgggcagtctggcgaggtcggtgacatgagtctgcttGGTGTGTTCTGAGCAATCGGCCATCGTTAATGCCATCGCCGGTCTTTTTGGCCAATTCAACATGTGTGATCGGTCACTACCCGTCGTTTAGTCGGACCAacctgattggtggagggatagcccctgtctagtgaatcagtgaacgagaagtttacatgtgaatacagctatgccaagatattttacactatttttgtcttctataataagtcattcactgctcatattgaatctgaatgagtgccagtctgTGTTATCTATGGACTTCATTCCATGTTTGCATAGTGAGATTTCTCTttagttttcacctgcgacatctttcttcttccacaagaagaagcctgagagccgacaacgccagtatcttcttattactagccattcATTCAACGAGTACAACAATAACAACCCTTCCTGagtactcaacactctctgctggcAACAATGACTGTtaacagcgagctctgtgtttagagagatgttctgGTATTTTCCGGTTTTACGTCTCACGCAAGCACAGAACGTACGCTGAAGttagtagtcgatttggtgtgttcttcacacttatTTGACCATGTTAGGGAGACGGGAGCCAACTGTTTagtcaggctaccttttctggcaatgatcggcagtcgggttggtgtgtcttcacaggccactgagtgtgtgtgcctGTCCAGGCAGGTGAAAGCCCTCTCCCGCTCTTGACATGCATGAGAGCACGCAGTgcggggaagccccgccccttatACCAccttttttcttttacatccttatgcagaacaggaattaagttaatttaacaaaaaaaaaaaagggcacttttttcgAGAGGCAAAAAAGGCAGGGGCTCGAGTGTACATGTGCCTCTTTTATACTACTGTATAtaagtagtcaaggaataagaaagggttctattgttctgtacagaaagtgttattttatgcagtagagtgatataatttgttcccactgtgaaattcagtttttgctcacaaggaaaataaaaatataattttgggagaaaaaaaaaaaacagttccctTTATGCACAAAACATGTACCCAACCAAAACTGTGGCCCAAAAATCGCAGTACAGACCGCACCATGGGCTACCTGTACAGTTCCACCCTGAGTAGGTGTGCCCTtatattttcctgcttttttgtCCTTTGCCAATGACACCTATGCTACGGTTGGTATTACCatttcaaattctaattatcattaaaaccatGTTTAAATGCCACACTGTGAAAAACTCATGGTactactgctcatttcctggataAACAGCACAACTCCAGGTGCGCATGcacagtttgcaatgttttgcctctgaaaacatggcagaAGGCACCAGCACGGACAGCACTGCAAAGAGAAACAGTAGAAGTGTTCTTTCTGTACCAGTTCTTAAATCTGtaagactagatctagtcttgagcgctgaatgtaaagaaaagtatTCTTGGTTCTTATATACAATTTGCACAAAGTGCAGTTACCTCTTATGGTCAttaggtgccatctttaatgcacacttgtatgtttgatgtttacatgttaatattttaatgtttctgccaacagaaagtacattgtgcatattttttttttttaatcaaaataaacttggttaaattatttcagtgtgtgtatataagtactttttgagcacattcaacaatactgcaataataatgataaccatgataattttgttcaCAATGACCATGAtgaattttcatatcgttacatctctaattTGGAAATGTAATACGTTTCTCGGTTCTTCATGTCCCAGTCTTCACCTGCAGAAAAGGCATTAGCCAATCAGTTCCTGGCCCCTGGACGTACGCCTACAATACCCAACGAGAGGATGTCAGCCACGAAAACTGTGCACATGCAGACCAAGGCCCGGTGCACAGGGGAGATGAGGGACGAGCTGCTGTCCACGGTATGGTACTGTCTGACTCACTATTAGTATGTCCTTGAACATGTCACCTACAGCTTTGATTATACTGTTGTTGTGTCTTGTAATTTGATGGGTTTAATCACAATCTGCATAAGTTCTAGTTTGCCATTAGCATGGAAAACATTTGGAATATGACATACATAATAGAGATGTAACTGTGTCCCAGTTTATGTTGAACTCATACATTCTCTTCTTGTGGATCTTTACAGGGATTATCAGGCAAAGGTAAAAATTGTTTTGGAATTTAAAAGCACCTTTTTCTCATTATTCAATAGAGTTTCTTACTTTATCCTCCTTCTGTTTATAGGCACATCAGAATCAAACTTCCGAAAAAGAAGGTAAATCTTTGCATATTGTTTCTTATCAGTAATAACTTTTATGCTTATCCCTTAAAGCCCCACAgccatttttgtcacaacttccaagttacttttttctgtgtttttccccaagtgatttatcactatttattataatctctgcatttcacatttttcagtgaaaatcaggtatttttcaatatttcatttactggtcatgaagatgttcataaaagttctgaataaattcaaaggttattaggtCAAAACCATGAAAAGTGAGCTGAGACTTTAGTTATTAGCGTTAGAAGTTGTTATTATCTAACACTGACATTCTGATAGtcatgtaaagtgtctttaatTAATCAAGTTTACTTAAAATGCTTAATTTATGGTTTTGCTACTTAAAATTATGGTTTATTAACGTATACATTTATTAAAGGTCAGTTATAACATACAGatccatcttaacccataaagacccagtgctacttttctggtagctcccaaatgcatttttctctcatatttaacctttcttaagtgatttatcaccatttatgataatattatcctcagtattgtgtgtttttcagtgaaaatcaggtttttttctatatttaattcagtaatactgtagacgttcataaaaacgCAGAGCaacttcaaaggttattatattaaaactgagaaaagtggctttttcagcaaaattgaaaaatcattaattgaacagaaacccagtgtgcccatccactatcattgaacaaactccatgggttttcctgatgaatcaatgtgatagaagatgacagtgtttccttagtcactccggagcctctgaatgtccaaatggtcatatctggtgaccatgaaaagatgacaaactgcattttataccaattatttacatggataggattagtggttttaaagttattaaatattttagatcagtagatgattttgttctttggtggatgttgggtctttatgggttatacaaATTCATTTACATATTGGCAGAAGATTTTACTGATAGAAATTTAAGTTAAGAAGCTGCTGATTTCCAACCAGCACATATCAGTGATTATTTTGGTTAACCTAACTTGATCTATACCTTTATTATCATAATTAcacaaaacataatatataaataatatgttTAAAACACTGCAAGTCTAGCTGAATACTGATCCCATTGTTGCTTGTGAGGATTTCTTATTGTAAAGTCCAGGTGTGTTTTTCCAGAGGTCTGCCTCTGGATGAGCGACAGTCTGCTGCCGAGCTCGACGCCGTCCTTCAGCACCACCACAACCTTCAGGAGAAACTGGCTGAGGACATGCTGAACCTGGCCCGAAATCTGAAGAACAACACTTTGGCAGCACAGAACATCATCAAACAGGACAATCAGGTTAGTAAAGTCACAATACACTAAGATGAATGTTCACCTCCTTAAAAGCATTTTCACACTAAACACAGATTTTCAAACAATTCATACAGAAATGTACAGTGTAGAAACTGGATTTTATGGGTGAGTAATAATGCAGTCAGTGGGAAATAGATATATCTACATATTCACACAGCCTGGAAAAcaaatttgttttttaataaaacacagCAACATGGATGATTCAAACCCTACAataaatatgtacatatgtacaatCAATAAGCAGTAATTTGGAGGTTATTAAGGGAAAGCTGttattaggcccttttccaccaaaatctCAGGAACTTTaataccaggaacttatttactaGGGACTTATTTGGGtgaaagaattcctggtaattgcatttccatcgcaccccaaagttcagggtaatttattcaaatcaggttgatgatgtatgggggagcagtaaaagaaactgcagtacagttcatgtacattcagaaactaagctctagcacaatgaaataaaacagtaCTTTCAGTGGACAGTTTGCGTTTAACGTTTTGCTGGTTGTTgcatcacttaatccatctgaaaTACgtattaaatgaagttaaccatcattacgtatccttaatttctatttaaaaatggtacaacatgtattttcaacttctcattccttaaactcagTCACATccaactttaagtgtgatggttCTTTTTCCTTTCTactgttttatagatatagtccaggttcaaccctaaagtcagacataTTTTCTCAAATGCCTCCATTTAATTCTACTGCATATCACTTATactctacttatattttgatgccttgtaaatgaacagacaatattaggttagattttttttttattattaaaaattgaaacaaagggtacaaaaaaaacaaggtgccttgagattaaaagggaaataaacgtgTGAAAGGTTTGGGCTTCTGGACCAGTGTCTGAACCAACTGGTCCAAgacagccagtctggaactccatggtcctggtcccgcTCCCTTTTTTCGCTTTCTTACAtggaaagtaataaaaatgcaaaaatgaataacagaccacatgatgacagattcctaccagtacGATGTGACATATGAAATGTCTTACCTGGGCCATTGTAAAGAGTAGTAGACGATGGATGAGCGCACAAATGAGCTGCCAGTTCAGAAAAAGAGGTGAGTCCGTCCAGTCCATTttaggtggaaatcacaaaacataaagaaTGAATCAGTGTTCCGCTCACGGCGaccagttctctgatttaggtttagcgtcagactgttgaccagttagcattagcattaggttaacccaACTTTTGACTAAACAACTGATGTGCCACtgactgttacagcatggaacaaactaaacagtgaatatttctgtgatatacatACAATTGGTTTGTTCAACAGTTGGATCCACTGCagccgttgtggtcctttagtttcttttagtcctgcataagtttcttcggcttttctcatatttctttatGCGTCTTACATTTGGCTCAGACAGCCTGTACTCGAACCTCAGTCATTTCACTttggcgattcaaagtccgtctgaatttccttcTCCGCAAAAACGCTCAAAAGAGCATGGACCTCGTCCTCCATCCACTTCTAgtgtctcttttggtccattttctgaattataaaaatacaaagcttgtggaaatgaaagaaagaatgaatgaaattgtGGCGGGTGAACGGAATGCGGAAATGCTGTGAGTGTACTCCAACAATCAGCATTCTCTAGCACACAGCCCTGCCTCTAAGAATTcttggtaatctgaaaagtactacctccctaccaggaacttcttcggggaaaGTTTGGGGCAGAGGGAAAGTTATTTACCTGGATAATTTTCGGTGCAAACACACCGGGATTtctcaaagttcagggtaatgctcaaagttcctgcaaaagttcctgcagtggaaaagggcctattgaTCTAGTAGTTGTGGAAAATACTAGGTTGCAATGACTAATCATCTAGTAGTCAAATAGTCGGCTGCAAAATTGGTTGACAACTAATTTAGTCGTCAACAGGTTGTTAGTGACGTCATGCACTTTTGTTACaggaaaaatgttt comes from the Sphaeramia orbicularis chromosome 4, fSphaOr1.1, whole genome shotgun sequence genome and includes:
- the use1 gene encoding vesicle transport protein USE1 — encoded protein: MASRLEINFVRLLSRCESIASEKRGETEWRLEKYVGALEEMLVALRKSQSKPTPEVLTEYTRKVDFLKGLLEAEKLSSPAEKALANQFLAPGRTPTIPNERMSATKTVHMQTKARCTGEMRDELLSTGLSGKGTSESNFRKRRGLPLDERQSAAELDAVLQHHHNLQEKLAEDMLNLARNLKNNTLAAQNIIKQDNQTLSQSMRQADMNFEKLKTESERLEQHTKKSVNWLLWLMLILVSFSFISMILFIRLFPRLR